One genomic window of Pseudomonas chlororaphis subsp. piscium includes the following:
- a CDS encoding sigma-70 family RNA polymerase sigma factor, protein MTPKPPRRPGFFEHYEELIGTWTRRLKSRSQAEDLAHDTFVRVLEADAAAVQQPRAYLHQTARNIAVDAYRREDRRGAMELETVYQGASPSGDPEHFMHAIQLADSIERALGELPLNCRKVFVWQKIEGLTQAEIAQRLGLSKNMVEKYMIRTLRHLRERVDGPQ, encoded by the coding sequence ATGACCCCCAAGCCGCCTCGCCGCCCAGGCTTTTTCGAGCACTACGAAGAGTTGATCGGTACCTGGACGCGTCGGTTGAAGAGCCGTTCGCAGGCGGAGGACCTGGCCCATGACACCTTTGTCCGGGTGCTGGAGGCGGATGCGGCGGCGGTGCAGCAGCCGCGGGCGTATCTGCATCAGACGGCGCGCAATATCGCGGTGGATGCTTATCGCCGTGAGGATCGACGCGGTGCCATGGAGTTGGAGACGGTGTATCAAGGCGCGTCGCCCAGCGGCGACCCGGAGCATTTCATGCATGCGATCCAGCTGGCTGACTCCATCGAACGGGCCCTTGGCGAGTTGCCGTTGAACTGCCGCAAGGTGTTCGTCTGGCAGAAGATCGAAGGGCTGACCCAGGCCGAGATTGCCCAGCGCCTGGGGCTGTCAAAAAACATGGTGGAAAAGTATATGATCCGCACCCTGCGGCATCTGCGCGAGCGCGTGGACGGGCCGCAGTGA
- a CDS encoding isochorismatase family protein, whose protein sequence is MSKKSYTQTRFSADDSALVLIDHQSGIMQLVRDYTPAEFRNNVVALAKVGKVFNLPTVLTTSYSQGPNGPFMPEIVKMHPDAPLIDRPGIISAWDDSNFVAAIEKTGRKNLIMAGTTVDICLAFAAMQAIDAGYNVYGVIDASGGYEVTIRENAVARMRDHGIIPVNWTTIAAELQRNWTSSTGQEMVKVFHDHYPPYGLLMDSFEGAIAAQKTF, encoded by the coding sequence ATGAGTAAAAAGAGCTATACGCAGACCCGATTCTCCGCGGACGATTCAGCACTTGTTCTGATTGATCATCAATCGGGGATCATGCAACTGGTGCGTGACTACACCCCGGCAGAGTTTCGCAATAATGTGGTGGCCTTGGCGAAGGTCGGCAAGGTCTTCAATCTGCCAACAGTCCTGACCACGAGCTATAGTCAGGGTCCTAACGGCCCGTTCATGCCGGAAATAGTGAAGATGCATCCGGATGCACCTCTGATCGATCGACCTGGCATCATTAGCGCGTGGGACGATTCCAACTTCGTTGCTGCGATCGAAAAGACAGGACGTAAGAATCTGATTATGGCTGGCACCACGGTCGACATTTGTCTGGCCTTCGCCGCAATGCAAGCAATTGATGCTGGCTACAACGTCTACGGCGTGATTGATGCTTCAGGTGGATATGAGGTGACTATTCGCGAGAACGCCGTCGCTCGGATGCGCGACCATGGAATTATTCCGGTCAATTGGACCACCATTGCGGCCGAGCTCCAGCGCAATTGGACGTCGTCGACCGGTCAGGAGATGGTGAAGGTTTTCCATGACCATTACCCACCCTACGGCCTCTTGATGGACAGCTTTGAAGGCGCGATTGCGGCTCAGAAGACCTTCTGA
- a CDS encoding LysR substrate-binding domain-containing protein, whose product MLDLNDIYLYVQVVEHQGITAAARVLGVPKSSISRRILALEASLGTRLIQRTSRRFVVTEIGVEFHRHALAMLVEAEAAENVVRRRASEPSGTIRFTCSISYAQLVLAKLIPGFMAAYPRVSIVQHATNRCVDTVQEGFDLCLRAHIEPLPDSSLIQRSIARTPWYLFASPAYVDRKGMPSEPDELSTHDGIALGSAQESYAWHLREEHSGIPFVVQPFTPNLVSDDMTTLKAAACAGLGIVALPGFVGAAEVEQGQLIRVLPHWIAGLSTLSVLMPSRRGLLPSVSAFVGYLAEHVPMAVQ is encoded by the coding sequence ATGCTTGATCTGAACGACATCTACCTTTACGTCCAGGTGGTAGAACACCAGGGCATCACGGCGGCAGCTCGGGTGCTTGGTGTGCCAAAGTCCAGCATCAGCCGGCGCATTCTTGCGCTTGAAGCCTCACTGGGAACACGGCTGATTCAGCGCACGTCACGACGTTTTGTCGTGACGGAGATCGGTGTCGAGTTCCATCGTCACGCTCTGGCCATGCTGGTTGAGGCCGAGGCGGCGGAAAACGTCGTCCGACGTCGCGCCTCCGAACCCAGCGGCACCATTCGCTTTACCTGTTCAATCTCCTATGCGCAATTGGTGCTGGCTAAACTGATTCCCGGCTTCATGGCGGCTTACCCGAGAGTAAGCATCGTTCAGCACGCCACGAACCGCTGCGTGGATACTGTGCAGGAAGGCTTCGATCTCTGCCTGCGGGCTCATATCGAGCCGCTGCCAGACTCTTCGTTGATTCAGCGGTCAATTGCCCGAACCCCTTGGTATCTGTTCGCGAGTCCTGCCTATGTGGATCGCAAAGGCATGCCCAGCGAACCCGATGAATTGTCGACACATGACGGTATTGCACTCGGCAGTGCGCAGGAGAGCTACGCATGGCACCTGCGTGAAGAACACTCCGGTATCCCTTTCGTTGTGCAGCCGTTTACGCCGAACCTTGTGAGCGATGACATGACAACGCTCAAAGCCGCCGCGTGCGCAGGTTTGGGAATCGTCGCGTTACCGGGTTTCGTAGGTGCAGCCGAGGTGGAACAGGGCCAGTTAATTCGCGTGTTGCCTCACTGGATTGCCGGGTTGTCTACGCTAAGCGTGTTAATGCCTTCTCGCCGGGGGCTGCTCCCATCAGTATCTGCGTTCGTTGGGTATCTCGCGGAACATGTACCGATGGCTGTTCAATAA
- a CDS encoding c-type cytochrome, with translation MIASAADYIEYQPPGFDQKRWTGLARKMKESYGAPLSESEVGLVGEYLAATYSGQPAAESKPVIKAIELAANTVDQPKVADAKALLDQNGCLGCHAIDRQVVGPAYHDVAMHYKGNAQAISQAIDHISHGGSGRWGAIPMLPFPGWQPAELKQLADFVLAQ, from the coding sequence ATGATTGCCAGTGCGGCCGATTATATTGAGTATCAACCGCCCGGCTTCGACCAGAAACGATGGACAGGTCTGGCCAGAAAAATGAAAGAGTCTTATGGCGCGCCACTTTCTGAGAGTGAAGTAGGGCTGGTGGGTGAATACCTGGCCGCTACCTATTCAGGTCAACCTGCTGCCGAGAGTAAGCCTGTGATCAAGGCAATCGAGCTTGCGGCCAATACAGTTGATCAACCTAAAGTTGCAGATGCAAAGGCGCTTCTGGATCAGAACGGCTGTCTCGGCTGCCATGCGATTGATCGACAGGTTGTTGGCCCCGCGTACCACGATGTTGCTATGCACTACAAAGGCAATGCCCAGGCCATTTCGCAAGCTATCGATCACATCAGTCACGGTGGTTCTGGACGTTGGGGCGCGATACCGATGCTGCCATTTCCAGGTTGGCAGCCAGCTGAGCTGAAGCAGTTGGCGGACTTTGTTCTGGCGCAGTGA
- a CDS encoding molybdopterin-dependent oxidoreductase → MSTDNGNTIKRRVFLQGASLVAAGLAFKPLRSRAAETEAQDFANGTRELVAYPQKRPLMRVTARPPHLETPFSVFNESVLTPNDAFFVRYHLANIPTSIDADNYQLQVKGLVDKPLSLSLAELKGLGKAVEVVAVNQCSGNSRGYGAPRVFGAQLGNGSVGNARWTGIPLKAVLEHAGVQAGAKQVTFRGLDHPVLPTTPEFIKALGIDLALSDEPMIAWAMNDADIPFLNGYPIKLIVPGYFGTYWVKHLSEIEVIDHTFEGYFMEKAYRVPDNDCQCGRLY, encoded by the coding sequence ATGTCCACTGATAACGGAAACACTATTAAGCGACGTGTCTTTCTCCAGGGCGCAAGCCTGGTAGCTGCGGGGCTTGCATTCAAACCGTTGCGCAGTCGAGCGGCAGAAACCGAGGCTCAGGACTTTGCCAACGGAACCCGGGAGTTGGTGGCTTATCCACAGAAAAGACCCTTGATGCGTGTCACTGCTCGTCCACCGCATCTGGAAACACCGTTTTCGGTGTTCAACGAGTCGGTACTGACGCCCAATGATGCATTTTTTGTTCGCTACCACCTCGCCAATATTCCTACCTCGATTGATGCGGACAACTATCAGCTGCAGGTCAAGGGCCTGGTGGACAAGCCGCTCAGCTTGAGCCTTGCGGAACTCAAGGGGTTGGGGAAAGCCGTCGAGGTCGTGGCCGTCAACCAGTGCTCCGGTAACAGTCGAGGTTATGGGGCGCCGCGGGTATTTGGTGCGCAGCTGGGTAACGGCTCGGTGGGTAACGCACGGTGGACAGGCATTCCGTTAAAAGCAGTACTTGAACATGCTGGCGTCCAGGCGGGAGCCAAACAAGTCACCTTTCGCGGCCTGGACCACCCGGTCTTGCCGACAACGCCAGAGTTCATCAAGGCACTGGGTATCGATCTCGCGCTCAGCGATGAGCCGATGATTGCCTGGGCCATGAACGATGCCGATATCCCTTTTCTTAATGGCTACCCCATCAAACTGATCGTTCCTGGTTATTTCGGTACCTATTGGGTCAAGCACTTAAGTGAAATCGAGGTCATTGACCATACCTTCGAAGGCTACTTCATGGAAAAGGCCTACCGCGTTCCTGACAATGATTGCCAGTGCGGCCGATTATATTGA
- a CDS encoding TDT family transporter: MSLRDLAAINAGAKPLSHLSRPREAIRQFTPNWFAATMGTGILALALAQFPLAIPGLRSVAEGLWMLNIVLFCTFSVLYLARWIMFFDEAKQIFGHSTVSMFFGTIPMGLATIVNGLLVFGVPRWGTGVIPLAEALWWIDVAMALACGVLIPYLMFTRQQHSIDQMTAVWLLPVVAAEVAAASGGLLAPQLLDTGAQFIMLITSYVLWAYSVPVALSILVILLLRMALHKLPHESMAASSWLSLGPIGTGALGMLVIGGDAPAIFSAQGLQGIGEVAQGIGLISGILFWGLGLWWMAMATLITVRYFKAGIPFNLGWWGFTFPIGVYSLTTLKLGSVLHSSFFNIFGGCLVLVLAVMWLIVACRTLAGAYRGNLFVSPCIASLAK, translated from the coding sequence ATGTCGCTTAGAGATCTCGCAGCTATCAATGCGGGAGCCAAACCCCTTAGCCATTTGAGCCGACCACGGGAGGCGATACGCCAATTCACGCCGAACTGGTTCGCCGCCACCATGGGCACCGGCATCCTGGCCTTGGCCCTGGCTCAGTTTCCGCTCGCCATTCCAGGCCTGCGATCGGTTGCCGAAGGGCTGTGGATGTTGAACATCGTTCTGTTCTGCACCTTCAGTGTCCTGTACCTGGCCCGGTGGATCATGTTTTTCGATGAGGCCAAGCAGATCTTCGGGCATTCTACGGTATCGATGTTCTTCGGCACTATTCCGATGGGGCTTGCGACCATCGTCAATGGACTTCTGGTGTTCGGCGTCCCTCGGTGGGGCACTGGCGTCATACCGCTTGCCGAAGCCCTGTGGTGGATCGATGTGGCCATGGCGCTCGCCTGCGGTGTGCTGATTCCTTACCTGATGTTCACCCGTCAACAGCACAGCATCGATCAAATGACTGCCGTCTGGCTGCTGCCCGTGGTTGCCGCAGAAGTGGCGGCTGCCAGTGGTGGGTTGCTGGCTCCGCAGCTGCTCGATACAGGCGCGCAATTCATCATGTTGATCACCAGCTATGTACTGTGGGCCTATTCGGTGCCCGTCGCGCTGAGCATTCTGGTCATCCTGCTGTTGCGCATGGCGTTGCACAAACTTCCCCACGAAAGCATGGCGGCATCCAGCTGGTTGTCGCTGGGCCCTATCGGCACAGGCGCGCTGGGCATGCTGGTCATAGGCGGCGATGCCCCCGCGATCTTTTCGGCGCAGGGGCTGCAAGGGATTGGCGAGGTTGCTCAAGGCATTGGACTGATTTCCGGCATTCTTTTCTGGGGCCTGGGGTTGTGGTGGATGGCAATGGCCACCTTGATCACCGTCCGTTACTTCAAGGCAGGCATTCCTTTTAACCTGGGGTGGTGGGGATTTACTTTTCCTATCGGTGTCTATTCGCTCACGACTCTCAAGTTGGGCTCGGTTCTGCATTCCAGCTTTTTCAATATCTTTGGCGGATGCCTGGTGTTGGTGCTGGCGGTCATGTGGTTGATCGTGGCTTGCAGAACGCTCGCAGGGGCGTATCGAGGCAATCTTTTCGTCTCGCCTTGCATCGCCTCTTTAGCTAAATAG
- a CDS encoding DUF2474 domain-containing protein yields MDHKRIVESAEHKPLLRQRLGWMLVIYVGSVAALGVFAMLIRLFMQAAGMKSH; encoded by the coding sequence ATGGACCATAAGAGAATTGTTGAATCGGCCGAGCATAAGCCACTACTGCGGCAGCGGCTGGGCTGGATGCTGGTGATTTACGTGGGCAGCGTGGCTGCACTGGGTGTGTTTGCCATGCTGATTCGATTGTTCATGCAGGCGGCGGGGATGAAGTCGCACTGA